AGACCAATATGTTTCCACAATTCAAGCAGCTACAACAGAATCAATGATAGTTACAGACGTAACTGTACAGATAAATGAATAAACATTGGATAAAATTGCTAAGCCCTTATCTCTACACATGTGTAAATGAAAATCGGTGGAAATAGTCATCAAAATACAAAGAATGCCTAAAATAAATGTCAAAACAACCGAAACTGAGCTGCAATTGGACACTTCAACAgctcaaatttcaaaattatgtACCACACAATTGAGAACGGGGATATTATTGACATTttgagaattattatttttttagcaaaatttgAATGTGATATTTAGTtccaaataaaattgacaattattAACAAAGAACATAGGAAAAtgatattcaattcaattaagaAACAGTAGAACAGAGCATTGTCACAAGATAACCATGGGTTAACCTtcacaacataaaaatataaaaaacaacataaccAGAATCTGAACCCTATTTTTGTTAGACAGAGAAATTAAACCTAAAACTAACTAAGAACCACAAGCACCAGTAGAACTTGGATCATGATAACCAAATCTAAGCTCTCTCGCCTCTAATTCTGCGAGCAAGTTGAATATCCTTAGGCATGATAGTAACCCTCTTAGCATGAATGGCACAGAGATTAGTATCTTCAAACAAACCAACAAGATAAGCTTCAGCAGCTTCTTGAAGAGCAGAAACAGCACTGCTTTGGAATCGGAGATCTGTTTTGAAATCTTGAGCGATTTCACGAACAAGCCTCTGGAATGGAAGCTTCCTTATAAGAAGCTCGGTGCTCTTCTGGTACTTGCGGATCTCACGAAGTGCAACAGTTCCTGGACGGAATCTGTGTGGCTTCTTGACTCCTCCGGTTGCCGGAGCAGATTTCCGGGCAGCTTTAGTGGCAAGCTGCTTCCTTGGTGCTTTTCCGCCGGTGGATTTGCGAGCTGTTTGCTTGGTACGAGCCATGGCGAATTGATAATTgaaattagagagagaaagagaaattagggtttgtttgtttgtgttgatttcaatttgAATTTGCGTTGAGAAAGATAAGTGTTTGGTGTAATTTATAAAGGAAAGATTGAAATTTTGGGAGGTGAAAATAAGCGGGAATTGTgaaaatttgggatttgggatGATGAAAAGGGAAGATTGTGACCGTAGATGAGAGGGTTTATCGACGGCTGTTGTTCTCTGGAACGAAGGGCACGCGGATAGCTAATTCCAAATGCTGATACGAACCGTTGATTGGAGAGTTTATCGACGGCTGTTCTTCTCATTAAGGAAGGCACAGGGATAGTCAAATCCAAACTATATATGCAAAttcattttaattgttttcttcttttgagggaattcttttttatttttaacaattcattttaattgtgtttgtatGTAAGTTATTCTTAAAAAtcctttttaatattaaaatcttgtttgtttataaaataaaataaaattatagacATTAATATAACGTAGATCCTTAAactatttgagaatttttaaataggtccttaaactaaaaaaattgttatatcaaAGATTAATTACACATGAATATAAAGGGGTTGAAAATTGTTTCATAGGAGGAAATTATATGTCCTTAAATAGGTCCTTAATCccacatttaattttattttgaattgtttcatattttatgatAGGGttgaaaattatatgttaatgaaatgttgattatattaaaatatccaTGGGAAAAATTACTGAACATGAAACGACACAATAAAATTAAAcgctattataaaatattaaaattttaattgagaAAAACAtgcattcaaattttgattatattaaaatagaatcaCAATACGATTTTTCTTTGTAGTGTgttaaatttcttcttttttgctagattattagaaatgaaaaaattattataggaggaaattgtaaattttaatacaagaggagatgtaattcaagcttctttcAGGGAAGatgagtgaaatattttctaatatatattaGATAAGAGGGGAGagatatgtatattttaacataagagagaaGATGAGTGTAATTCAAGTATCTTTTTAGGAAAGTGaaatgtaatttactcaaatacTATATATAGATtaacttttattatttgttCATACTttgctaatttttttcttttcaatatcaaataagaaaattaattcAGCTatataagtttcttttttttttttttttgtcaaaaaaaaagtttctttttaaaaggaaaaaaaattta
Above is a genomic segment from Medicago truncatula cultivar Jemalong A17 chromosome 5, MtrunA17r5.0-ANR, whole genome shotgun sequence containing:
- the LOC11430980 gene encoding histone H3.2, which translates into the protein MARTKQTARKSTGGKAPRKQLATKAARKSAPATGGVKKPHRFRPGTVALREIRKYQKSTELLIRKLPFQRLVREIAQDFKTDLRFQSSAVSALQEAAEAYLVGLFEDTNLCAIHAKRVTIMPKDIQLARRIRGERA